In Streptomyces qaidamensis, one DNA window encodes the following:
- a CDS encoding response regulator, whose translation MTRVLVVDDEPQIVRALVINLKARAYEVDAAHDGATALRLAAARHPDVVVLDLGLPDIDGVEVIRGLRGWTRVPILVLSARHTSDEKVEALDAGADDYVTKPFGMDELLARLRAAVRRAEPAGDGPGDMIVDTGEFTVDLAAKKVNRAGKDVRLTPTEWHLLEVLVRNSGRLVGQRQLLQEVWGPAYGTETNYLRVYMAQLRRKLEADPSHPKHFVTEPGMGYRFEK comes from the coding sequence ATGACCCGCGTCCTCGTGGTCGACGACGAGCCGCAGATCGTGCGCGCCCTCGTGATCAACCTGAAGGCACGCGCGTACGAGGTCGACGCGGCCCACGACGGTGCCACCGCCCTGCGGCTCGCCGCCGCCCGCCACCCCGACGTGGTCGTCCTCGACCTCGGACTGCCCGACATCGACGGCGTCGAGGTGATCAGGGGACTGCGCGGCTGGACCCGGGTGCCGATCCTGGTGCTGTCCGCCCGGCACACCTCCGACGAGAAGGTCGAGGCGCTGGACGCGGGCGCCGACGACTACGTCACCAAGCCGTTCGGCATGGACGAGCTGCTGGCCCGGCTGCGGGCCGCCGTACGCCGGGCCGAACCGGCCGGCGACGGCCCGGGCGACATGATCGTCGACACCGGCGAGTTCACCGTCGACCTGGCCGCGAAGAAGGTCAACCGGGCCGGCAAGGACGTACGGCTGACCCCCACGGAGTGGCACCTGCTGGAGGTCCTCGTGCGCAACAGCGGACGCCTGGTCGGGCAGAGGCAACTGCTCCAGGAGGTGTGGGGGCCCGCGTACGGGACGGAGACGAACTATCTGCGCGTGTACATGGCGCAGTTGCGACGGAAGCTGGAAGCGGACCCCTCGCACCCGAAGCACTTCGTCACCGAGCCGGGGATGGGCTACCGCT
- a CDS encoding alginate lyase family protein, protein MRRTALFAASATLVAGVLAWPADAAPSAPAAFTHPGVTVSKGQLDFTRSKVNAGAQPWKGAFDRMTASKYADLNRAPRPRAVVECGSYSNPDLGCTDEREDAIAAYTHALAWYITRDERHARKAIELMDAWSAVIRDHTNSNAPLQTGWAGSSWSRAAEIIKHSYTGNWANSGRFATILRTVYLPEIINGSNSNGNWELSMTEAAVGISVFLEDKASYDKAMATFRTRTAAYVYLESDGALPKTVPSQNLNSREKIVKYWQGQTTFVNGLSQETCRDFTHTGYGLSAISHVAETSRIQGQDLYGTDVGERLRHGLGFHARYQLGAGAEGWLCGGSLKLGLGPVSEVGHNALANRLGHAMTNTGTLTLRGRPAGSNNLFVAWETLTHGDNPA, encoded by the coding sequence ATGCGCAGAACCGCTCTCTTTGCGGCCTCGGCCACCCTCGTCGCGGGTGTTCTCGCCTGGCCCGCCGACGCCGCTCCCAGCGCCCCCGCCGCCTTCACCCACCCCGGAGTCACCGTATCCAAAGGCCAGTTGGACTTCACCCGGTCCAAGGTCAACGCCGGTGCCCAGCCCTGGAAGGGCGCCTTCGACCGGATGACGGCGAGCAAGTACGCCGACCTGAACCGCGCGCCCAGGCCCCGGGCGGTCGTCGAATGCGGTTCGTACTCCAACCCCGACCTCGGCTGCACCGACGAGCGCGAGGACGCCATCGCCGCGTACACCCACGCGCTCGCCTGGTACATCACCCGCGACGAACGGCACGCTCGCAAGGCCATCGAGCTGATGGACGCCTGGTCCGCCGTGATCCGCGATCACACCAACAGCAACGCGCCCCTGCAGACCGGCTGGGCCGGCTCCTCCTGGTCCCGGGCCGCCGAGATCATCAAGCACAGCTACACCGGGAACTGGGCGAACTCCGGCCGCTTCGCCACGATACTCCGCACCGTCTACCTGCCCGAGATCATCAACGGCTCGAACTCCAACGGGAACTGGGAGCTGTCGATGACGGAGGCCGCCGTCGGCATCTCCGTCTTCCTGGAGGACAAGGCCTCGTACGACAAGGCCATGGCGACGTTCCGGACCCGGACGGCCGCCTACGTCTACCTGGAGTCAGACGGGGCCCTGCCGAAGACCGTGCCGAGCCAGAACCTGAACAGCCGCGAGAAGATCGTCAAGTACTGGCAGGGGCAGACGACCTTCGTCAACGGACTCAGCCAGGAGACCTGCCGCGACTTCACGCACACCGGCTACGGACTCTCGGCCATCTCGCATGTCGCCGAGACCAGCCGCATCCAGGGGCAGGACCTCTACGGCACCGACGTGGGCGAGCGGCTGCGGCACGGGCTCGGCTTCCATGCCAGGTACCAGCTCGGCGCCGGTGCCGAGGGCTGGCTGTGCGGCGGCTCGCTGAAACTCGGGCTCGGGCCGGTCTCCGAGGTCGGGCACAACGCCCTCGCCAACCGGCTCGGCCACGCCATGACCAACACCGGGACACTGACCCTGCGGGGCCGCCCGGCAGGGAGCAACAACCTCTTCGTCGCCTGGGAGACCCTCACCCACGGCGACAACCCCGCCTGA
- a CDS encoding sensor histidine kinase, with translation MARGKLRIHLGAAPGVGKTYAMLAEAHRRVERGTDCVVAVVEHHGRPRTEVLLHGLEQVPRRELEYRGGVFPEMDLDAVLARRPRVALVDELAHTNIAGSRNAKRWQDVEELLAAGIDVVSTVNIQHLESLGDVVESITGVRQLETVPDEVVRRADQVELVDMTPQALRRRMAHGNIYRPDKIDAALSNHFRPGNLTALRELALLWVADRADAYLTRYRSEHRVSKIWGSRERIVVGLTGGPEGRTLIRRGARLAEKGAGGEVLAVYIARSDGPTSASPKELAVQRTLVEDLGGTFHHVVGDDIPAALLAFARGVNATQIVLGSSRRKTWQYVFGPGVGATVARESGPDLDVHIVTHDEVAKGRGLPVARGARLGRSRRVWGWITGVAGPPLLAALLNAVDLGLANDMLLFLALTVAAALLGGLLPALASAAVGSLLLNYFYTPPLHRWTIADPKNIVALVIFVAVGVAVASVVDLAARRTHQAARLRAESEILSFLAGNVLRGETGLEDLLERVRETFGMESAALLERASDVEPWTCAGRVGPGRPVDRPDQADVDMPVGDHMALALTGRVLPAEDRRVLAAFAAQAAVVLDRRRLREEADRARTLAEGNRIRTALLAAVSHDLRTPLAGIKAAVTSLRSEDVEWSEEDRAELLAGIEEGADRLDHLVGNLLDMSRLQTGTVTPLIREIDLDEVVPVALGGVPEGSACLDVPETLPMVAVDPGLLERAMANLVENAVKYSPPGAPVLVAGSALADRVEVRIVDQGPGVPDEAKERIFEPFQRHGDAPRGAGVGLGLAVARGFAEAMGGTLDAEDTPGGGLTMVLTLRSAGTRPERRPAAQPERQAS, from the coding sequence ATGGCACGCGGCAAGCTTCGGATCCACCTCGGCGCGGCACCGGGCGTCGGCAAGACGTACGCGATGCTGGCCGAGGCGCACCGCCGCGTCGAGCGGGGCACCGACTGTGTGGTGGCCGTCGTCGAGCACCACGGGCGGCCCCGCACCGAAGTGCTGCTGCACGGGCTGGAGCAGGTGCCGCGCAGGGAACTGGAGTACCGCGGCGGCGTCTTCCCCGAGATGGACCTCGACGCCGTCCTCGCCCGCCGCCCCCGGGTCGCGCTCGTGGACGAACTCGCCCACACCAACATCGCCGGCTCCCGCAACGCCAAGCGCTGGCAGGACGTGGAGGAACTGCTCGCCGCCGGGATCGACGTGGTCTCGACCGTCAACATCCAGCACTTGGAGTCCCTCGGTGACGTCGTCGAGTCGATCACCGGGGTGCGGCAGCTGGAGACCGTGCCGGACGAGGTGGTACGCCGGGCCGACCAGGTCGAGCTGGTCGACATGACGCCCCAGGCGCTGCGGCGGCGGATGGCGCACGGCAACATCTACCGGCCCGACAAGATCGACGCCGCCCTGTCGAACCACTTCCGCCCCGGCAACCTGACCGCCCTGCGCGAACTGGCCCTGCTGTGGGTGGCCGACCGGGCCGACGCCTACCTCACCCGGTACCGCAGCGAGCACCGGGTGTCGAAGATCTGGGGCTCGCGCGAGCGGATCGTGGTCGGTCTGACAGGTGGACCCGAGGGCCGCACGCTCATCCGCCGGGGCGCCAGGCTGGCCGAGAAGGGCGCCGGCGGCGAGGTGCTGGCCGTCTACATAGCCCGCAGCGACGGACCGACCTCGGCCTCGCCCAAGGAACTGGCGGTGCAGCGGACCCTGGTCGAAGACCTGGGCGGAACGTTCCACCATGTCGTCGGCGACGACATACCGGCCGCGCTGCTCGCCTTCGCCCGCGGCGTGAACGCCACCCAGATCGTGCTGGGCTCCTCGCGCCGCAAGACCTGGCAGTACGTCTTCGGGCCCGGTGTCGGAGCGACGGTCGCCCGGGAGTCCGGACCCGACCTCGACGTGCACATCGTCACCCACGACGAGGTCGCCAAGGGCCGCGGACTGCCGGTCGCCCGGGGCGCGCGGCTCGGACGCTCCCGTCGGGTGTGGGGCTGGATCACCGGTGTCGCCGGACCACCGCTGCTGGCCGCGCTGCTCAACGCCGTCGACCTCGGCCTCGCCAACGACATGCTGCTGTTCCTGGCGCTGACGGTGGCGGCAGCCCTGCTCGGCGGGCTGCTGCCCGCCCTGGCCTCGGCGGCGGTGGGCTCCCTGCTGCTGAACTACTTCTACACACCGCCCCTGCACCGCTGGACCATCGCGGACCCGAAGAACATCGTGGCCCTCGTGATCTTCGTCGCGGTCGGTGTGGCGGTGGCCTCCGTGGTCGACCTCGCCGCCCGCCGTACGCATCAAGCGGCCCGGCTGCGGGCCGAGTCCGAGATCCTGTCCTTCCTCGCCGGCAACGTGCTGCGCGGCGAGACGGGCCTGGAGGACCTGCTGGAACGGGTCCGGGAGACCTTCGGCATGGAGTCGGCGGCCCTGCTGGAACGGGCGAGCGACGTCGAGCCATGGACCTGTGCCGGCCGCGTGGGCCCCGGACGCCCGGTCGACCGGCCCGATCAGGCGGACGTGGACATGCCCGTCGGCGACCACATGGCCCTGGCGCTCACCGGCCGCGTGCTGCCCGCCGAGGACCGCCGGGTGCTGGCCGCCTTCGCCGCCCAGGCCGCCGTCGTCCTGGACCGCCGCCGGCTCCGGGAGGAGGCCGACCGGGCCCGCACGCTCGCCGAGGGCAACCGCATCCGCACGGCCCTGCTGGCCGCCGTCAGCCACGATCTGCGCACCCCCCTCGCCGGGATCAAGGCGGCGGTGACCTCCCTGCGCTCCGAGGACGTCGAGTGGTCCGAGGAGGACCGGGCCGAGCTGCTGGCGGGCATCGAGGAGGGCGCCGACCGGCTCGACCACCTCGTCGGCAACCTGCTCGACATGTCCCGGCTCCAGACGGGCACCGTCACCCCGCTGATCCGTGAGATCGACCTCGACGAGGTGGTGCCGGTGGCGCTCGGCGGCGTGCCCGAGGGCAGCGCCTGCCTGGACGTGCCCGAGACGCTGCCCATGGTCGCCGTCGACCCCGGGCTGCTGGAGCGGGCGATGGCCAACCTCGTGGAGAACGCCGTCAAGTACAGTCCGCCCGGTGCGCCCGTGCTGGTCGCCGGCAGCGCGCTCGCCGACCGGGTCGAGGTGCGGATCGTCGACCAGGGGCCGGGCGTGCCCGACGAGGCCAAGGAGCGCATCTTCGAGCCCTTCCAGCGCCACGGCGACGCCCCACGCGGCGCGGGCGTGGGTCTGGGCCTCGCGGTGGCACGCGGCTTCGCCGAGGCCATGGGCGGCACCCTGGACGCCGAGGACACCCCCGGCGGCGGGCTCACCATGGTCCTCACCCTCCGCTCGGCGGGAACCCGCCCGGAGCGCCGTCCCGCGGCACAACCGGAAAGGCAGGCCTCATGA